One genomic segment of Natrononativus amylolyticus includes these proteins:
- a CDS encoding AAA domain-containing protein, which produces MNVRGTVAGEVDVRTVTTSYGESELAEVPLRVGPEGPAGESGDGGDTGGDEVEPTTVTLWGKWTETAAVLESGMELVVTDAEEREFRGERQFSTTGDSYVIVEPGFLVNVTDVRNWVECPRLYYLNKLSGVPLNYPVTKGTLVHEVFGDLLRGRDLEASIDARIDERGLELGLLGESPESVAEDVRKNAAAIEGWLEQGRLTEEDSWRSEQLLISETFGIRGRADAIRRGAPVELKTGKNLRKEPRFKDKVQAACYALLLEEHGESVDTGTLLYTKNSALDRNEETGDLTPAKDFSMGDGLLKYVLRLRNEIAAMEVAGDVPTGYEGNAKCEYCFERDTCMVVSGRLDQESKAGKIGDPLPAEEREYFERFYRAIEEERREVHREYAKLWEQGAEERADDDRAIIDLEFLEKRELEAGRWELRARQREPQTSKIREGDLVLASDGHPIRGDAELARIERLESAERSSTDSSSGREPRGGEIVLTAAEPVDVTRLDIYPSELTTSRLFTALHDAILTGSGRRKDVLFGRADPEFEEIREVFIDNNAAQNEAVTKAVGAEDCALIHGPPGTGKTYTIARAIRAMVERGERVLLSAFTNRAVDNALEALLEQLEDVVDHERIVRVGSESGVREDMQGYRLERSGDPETRLAELQNAQVVAATTASCGSRTMKEQSFDVALVDEAAQLTEPGTHAAITLADRFVLVGDHEQLPPVVRAENDLSESLFERLVDLHPEAGVMLDRQYRMNQRIQAFASREFYDGELRPATPEVAGRTLDDLEGVSREALPPELRDPVSFVAVEGDGERYTDSEEAARIAELVETYEAAGLSRSQIGVIAPFRAQVAEISNHVEGVAVDTVDRFQGSSQEVIVVSFTATGELEGPIFEDYRRINVALTRPKRALVLVGDPAALESDPVYRRMLEWARR; this is translated from the coding sequence GTGAACGTACGCGGGACCGTCGCGGGAGAAGTCGACGTGCGGACGGTGACGACGAGCTACGGCGAGAGCGAACTCGCCGAGGTGCCGCTCAGGGTCGGTCCAGAGGGACCGGCCGGCGAGTCGGGCGACGGAGGCGACACGGGCGGCGACGAGGTCGAGCCGACGACGGTCACCCTCTGGGGCAAGTGGACCGAGACGGCGGCGGTGCTCGAGTCCGGCATGGAACTGGTCGTCACGGACGCCGAGGAGCGGGAGTTCCGCGGCGAACGGCAGTTCTCGACCACCGGCGACTCCTACGTGATCGTCGAGCCCGGGTTCCTCGTGAACGTGACCGACGTCCGCAACTGGGTGGAGTGTCCGCGGCTGTACTACCTGAACAAGCTCTCGGGCGTGCCGCTGAACTATCCGGTCACGAAGGGGACGCTGGTCCACGAGGTGTTCGGCGACCTGCTCCGCGGTCGGGACCTCGAGGCGTCCATCGACGCCCGGATCGACGAGCGCGGCCTCGAACTCGGCCTCCTCGGGGAGTCCCCCGAGAGCGTCGCCGAGGACGTCCGGAAGAACGCCGCGGCTATCGAAGGCTGGCTCGAGCAGGGTCGGCTCACCGAGGAGGACAGCTGGCGCTCCGAGCAGCTGCTCATCAGCGAGACGTTCGGCATCCGCGGGCGGGCCGACGCCATCCGCCGGGGCGCACCGGTCGAACTCAAGACGGGAAAGAACCTCCGGAAGGAGCCCCGGTTCAAGGACAAGGTGCAGGCGGCCTGCTACGCCCTGTTGCTCGAGGAACACGGCGAGTCGGTCGACACCGGCACCCTGCTGTACACCAAAAACTCCGCGCTGGACCGCAACGAGGAGACCGGCGACCTCACCCCCGCGAAGGACTTCTCGATGGGCGACGGGCTGCTGAAGTACGTCCTCCGGCTGCGAAACGAGATCGCCGCGATGGAAGTCGCGGGCGACGTGCCGACCGGTTACGAGGGGAACGCGAAGTGCGAGTACTGCTTCGAGCGCGACACCTGCATGGTCGTCTCCGGTCGCCTCGACCAGGAGTCGAAGGCCGGCAAGATCGGCGACCCTCTTCCCGCCGAGGAGCGCGAGTACTTCGAGCGCTTCTACCGGGCTATCGAGGAGGAGCGCCGCGAGGTTCACCGCGAGTACGCCAAGCTCTGGGAGCAAGGCGCGGAGGAACGGGCCGACGACGACCGGGCGATCATCGACCTCGAGTTCCTCGAGAAACGGGAGCTCGAGGCCGGGCGCTGGGAGCTGCGAGCCCGCCAGCGCGAGCCCCAGACGTCGAAGATCCGCGAGGGCGACCTGGTGCTCGCGAGCGACGGCCATCCGATCCGCGGCGACGCCGAACTCGCGCGGATCGAGCGGTTAGAGAGCGCGGAGCGTAGCTCCACGGATAGTTCGAGCGGCCGAGAGCCACGGGGAGGAGAGATCGTGCTCACCGCCGCCGAACCGGTCGACGTCACTCGCCTCGACATCTACCCCTCCGAGTTGACGACGAGCCGACTGTTCACCGCCCTCCACGACGCGATTCTCACGGGGAGTGGCCGGCGCAAGGACGTCCTGTTCGGCCGCGCAGACCCCGAGTTCGAGGAGATCCGGGAGGTGTTCATCGACAACAACGCGGCCCAGAACGAGGCCGTCACGAAGGCGGTCGGCGCCGAAGACTGCGCGCTGATCCACGGCCCGCCTGGCACCGGAAAGACGTACACCATCGCCCGCGCCATCCGCGCGATGGTCGAACGCGGCGAGCGCGTGCTGCTCTCGGCCTTCACGAACCGCGCGGTCGACAACGCCCTCGAGGCGCTGCTCGAGCAACTCGAGGACGTGGTCGATCACGAGCGGATCGTCCGCGTCGGCTCCGAGAGCGGGGTTCGGGAGGACATGCAGGGGTACCGCCTCGAGCGCTCGGGCGACCCCGAAACCCGGCTCGCGGAGCTCCAGAACGCGCAGGTGGTCGCCGCGACGACGGCCTCCTGTGGCTCGCGGACGATGAAAGAGCAGTCGTTCGACGTCGCGCTGGTCGACGAGGCCGCTCAGCTCACCGAACCCGGCACCCACGCGGCGATCACCCTCGCCGACCGGTTCGTCCTCGTCGGCGACCACGAGCAGCTTCCGCCAGTAGTGAGAGCGGAAAACGACCTCTCCGAATCGCTGTTCGAGCGCCTCGTCGACCTTCACCCGGAAGCCGGCGTGATGCTCGACCGCCAGTACCGGATGAACCAGCGAATCCAGGCCTTCGCCTCGCGGGAGTTCTACGACGGCGAGTTGCGCCCCGCGACGCCCGAGGTCGCCGGCCGAACCCTCGACGACCTCGAGGGCGTCTCCCGCGAGGCGCTCCCGCCGGAACTCCGCGATCCGGTCTCGTTCGTCGCCGTGGAGGGCGACGGCGAGCGCTACACCGACAGCGAGGAGGCCGCCCGGATCGCCGAGCTGGTCGAAACGTACGAGGCCGCCGGGCTCTCGCGCTCGCAGATCGGCGTCATCGCTCCCTTCCGGGCGCAGGTCGCCGAGATATCGAACCACGTCGAGGGCGTCGCCGTCGACACCGTCGACCGCTTCCAGGGCTCGAGCCAGGAGGTGATCGTCGTCTCCTTCACCGCGACGGGCGAACTCGAGGGGCCAATCTTCGAGGACTACCGCAGGATCAACGTCGCGCTCACCCGCCCGAAGCGGGCGCTGGTGTTGGTGGGCGATCCGGCGGCGCTCGAGAGCGATCCGGTGTACCGCCGGATGCTCGAGTGGGCGCGGCGGTGA
- a CDS encoding LSM domain-containing protein, which produces MSGRPLDVLEASLDERVTVRLKSGEEYVGDLSGYDQHMNLVLDDVTIPADSGPEEEPPIEDTTIIRGDNVVSITP; this is translated from the coding sequence ATGAGTGGACGACCGCTGGACGTCCTCGAGGCGTCGCTCGACGAACGCGTCACGGTGCGGCTCAAAAGCGGCGAGGAGTACGTCGGCGACCTGTCGGGGTACGATCAGCACATGAACCTCGTGCTGGACGACGTCACCATTCCCGCCGACAGCGGACCCGAGGAGGAGCCGCCGATCGAAGACACAACCATTATACGCGGCGATAACGTCGTTTCGATCACTCCATGA
- a CDS encoding zinc-dependent metalloprotease yields the protein MNLYRSVRTVAGASGENAIDWRAAADAAKAATEPGSLELEPGEAEAFARDVREARDGVRAVADVHFDVPDTVEIQNRHHWIDANVETFERVMAPVEAHTGAFPGVARTINTGTMTVLLAFLGRNVLGQYDPLLLADRPDDQHALYFVRPNILKAAEALEVDADRFRRWIAFHEVTHAAEFGAAPWLSDHLEARMESGIDALAEGSFDREAFRDLDAAMTVVEGYAELLMDHAFDDEYEDLRRKLDARRQGRGPLQQLFRRLLGLGLKQRQYERGKNFFEHVVAVSDLETASLVWERPENLPTHDELDAPGRWLQRIER from the coding sequence GTGAATCTCTATCGTAGCGTCCGGACCGTCGCCGGCGCTTCCGGTGAGAACGCCATCGACTGGCGCGCGGCCGCCGACGCCGCGAAAGCCGCGACCGAACCCGGCTCGCTCGAGCTCGAGCCCGGCGAGGCCGAGGCGTTCGCCCGCGACGTCCGCGAGGCGCGCGACGGCGTCCGCGCGGTCGCCGACGTCCACTTCGACGTCCCGGACACCGTCGAGATCCAGAACCGACACCACTGGATCGACGCCAACGTCGAGACGTTCGAGCGCGTGATGGCCCCCGTCGAGGCCCACACCGGGGCGTTCCCCGGCGTCGCCCGCACGATCAACACCGGAACGATGACCGTCCTCCTCGCCTTCCTCGGACGCAACGTCCTCGGCCAGTACGACCCGCTGCTTCTCGCCGACAGACCCGACGATCAGCACGCGCTGTACTTCGTCCGGCCGAACATCCTGAAGGCGGCGGAGGCCCTCGAGGTCGACGCAGACCGGTTCCGCCGCTGGATCGCCTTCCACGAGGTGACCCACGCCGCAGAGTTCGGCGCCGCGCCGTGGCTCTCGGATCACCTCGAGGCCCGCATGGAGTCGGGGATCGACGCCCTCGCGGAGGGGAGTTTCGACCGCGAGGCGTTTCGCGACCTCGACGCGGCGATGACCGTCGTCGAGGGGTACGCCGAACTCCTGATGGATCACGCCTTCGACGACGAGTACGAGGACCTCCGGCGCAAGCTCGACGCCCGCCGGCAGGGCCGCGGGCCGCTCCAGCAACTGTTCCGCCGGCTGCTCGGGCTGGGGCTCAAACAGCGCCAGTACGAGCGCGGAAAGAACTTCTTCGAGCACGTCGTCGCCGTCAGCGACCTCGAGACGGCGAGTCTCGTCTGGGAGCGCCCGGAGAACCTGCCGACCCACGACGAACTCGACGCCCCCGGCCGCTGGCTCCAGCGGATCGAACGCTGA
- a CDS encoding 50S ribosomal protein L37e, producing the protein MTGAGTPSQGKKNKTTHVKCRRCGEKSYHVKKGKCASCGFGKSAKRREYAWQGKTGDN; encoded by the coding sequence ATGACTGGTGCAGGAACCCCGAGCCAAGGAAAGAAGAACAAGACGACCCACGTGAAGTGCCGACGCTGCGGCGAGAAGTCCTACCACGTAAAGAAGGGGAAGTGTGCGTCCTGCGGTTTCGGCAAGTCCGCCAAACGCCGCGAGTACGCCTGGCAGGGGAAAACCGGCGACAACTGA
- a CDS encoding SPW repeat domain-containing protein: MSETNQRRDEQGPRHDPDRDPRDESTQIANEERRRRAPLFSGIVAAIGAWVGLSVFLYDASAAVFWNNVLVGAAIFLAATYNYYRLSSDVPLSVGVAALVALLGIWLVVVGPLLEMAGGIFWSTLASGILVTGLSGINAYEAREARTIATADESAPR; encoded by the coding sequence ATGAGCGAAACGAACCAGCGCCGCGACGAGCAGGGGCCGCGACACGACCCCGACCGGGACCCGCGCGACGAGTCGACCCAGATCGCGAACGAGGAGCGGCGGCGGCGGGCGCCGCTGTTCAGCGGGATCGTCGCCGCGATCGGCGCCTGGGTCGGCCTCTCGGTGTTCCTCTACGACGCGAGCGCGGCCGTGTTCTGGAACAACGTGCTCGTCGGCGCCGCGATCTTCCTCGCCGCGACGTACAACTACTACCGGCTCTCGAGCGACGTCCCGCTCAGCGTCGGCGTCGCCGCGCTCGTGGCGTTGCTCGGGATCTGGCTCGTCGTCGTCGGACCGCTGCTCGAGATGGCCGGCGGCATCTTCTGGAGCACGCTCGCCTCCGGAATCCTCGTTACCGGGCTCTCGGGGATCAACGCCTACGAGGCGCGGGAGGCGCGAACGATCGCGACGGCCGACGAGTCGGCGCCGCGGTAG
- a CDS encoding nuclear transport factor 2 family protein — protein sequence MHPEDFIRDYYESLRRGDPLAPYFLEAETTVKFGIGESLFGGEAVADGLREQTETTDGWSVESRRLTVGEREGYAWFADEVALAWTDRESGERNRFDTRWSGALERRERGSDPEWAFASMHVSTAEAVP from the coding sequence ATGCACCCCGAGGACTTCATCCGCGACTACTACGAGAGCCTCCGTCGCGGCGATCCGCTGGCGCCGTACTTCCTCGAGGCTGAGACGACGGTCAAGTTCGGAATCGGCGAATCGCTGTTCGGCGGCGAGGCGGTCGCCGACGGCCTGCGCGAACAGACCGAGACGACCGACGGCTGGTCGGTCGAGAGCCGTCGGCTCACCGTGGGCGAGCGCGAGGGGTACGCCTGGTTCGCCGACGAGGTCGCCCTCGCGTGGACCGACCGCGAGAGCGGCGAACGAAACCGCTTCGACACCCGCTGGAGCGGCGCGCTCGAGCGCCGCGAGCGAGGGTCGGATCCGGAGTGGGCGTTCGCCTCCATGCACGTCAGTACGGCCGAGGCGGTCCCGTGA
- a CDS encoding M20/M25/M40 family metallo-hydrolase, which produces MDLQPRAFLTDLLETPSPAGYETRGQRVWLDYVAEFADDVWTDDYGNAVAVYDGATEAETPELAFAGHADEIGFIVRSIDDDGFVRPGRIGSVDLSVSRGQHVTIHAAAGAVDGVIGQTAIHLREEGADDPDVSDLWIDIGATDGEEARGRVDVGDPITVSSSLSWLTEGRLAGRGLDNRVGTWAAAEGLRRAVERGADATVYAVSTVQEELGANGARMVGFDLEPDAVVAVDVGHALDYPSAPAEKGSDVELGGGPAVARGSTNHPVLCQAVRRAAADADIEIQLEALGVGTGTDADAFFTAAGAVPSQVVSVPNRYMHTPVELIDVDDLERTADLLAALAGRLHEYDSFAVDV; this is translated from the coding sequence ATGGATTTACAGCCACGAGCGTTTCTCACGGACCTCCTCGAGACGCCGTCGCCCGCCGGCTACGAGACTCGCGGCCAGCGCGTCTGGCTCGACTACGTCGCGGAGTTCGCCGACGACGTCTGGACCGACGACTACGGGAACGCCGTCGCGGTGTACGACGGGGCGACCGAGGCGGAGACGCCCGAACTCGCGTTCGCGGGTCACGCCGACGAGATCGGCTTCATCGTCCGGTCGATCGACGACGACGGCTTCGTCCGTCCCGGCCGGATCGGCAGCGTCGACCTCTCGGTCTCGCGGGGCCAACACGTCACGATCCACGCCGCCGCGGGAGCGGTCGACGGCGTGATCGGTCAGACGGCGATCCACCTGCGCGAGGAGGGGGCGGACGACCCCGACGTCTCCGACCTCTGGATCGACATCGGCGCGACCGACGGCGAGGAGGCCCGCGGGCGCGTCGACGTCGGCGATCCGATCACCGTCTCCTCGAGTCTCTCCTGGCTCACCGAGGGCCGCCTCGCGGGGCGCGGGCTTGACAACCGCGTCGGCACCTGGGCGGCCGCCGAAGGACTGCGCCGGGCGGTCGAGCGCGGGGCCGACGCGACCGTCTACGCGGTGAGCACGGTCCAGGAGGAACTCGGCGCGAACGGCGCCAGAATGGTCGGCTTCGACCTCGAACCCGACGCCGTCGTCGCCGTCGACGTCGGCCACGCGCTGGACTACCCCTCCGCGCCGGCCGAGAAGGGCAGCGACGTCGAACTCGGCGGCGGCCCCGCGGTGGCTCGAGGGAGTACGAACCACCCGGTGCTCTGTCAGGCCGTTCGCCGGGCCGCGGCCGACGCCGACATCGAGATCCAGCTCGAGGCGCTGGGCGTGGGGACTGGAACCGACGCGGACGCCTTCTTCACCGCCGCCGGCGCCGTCCCCTCGCAGGTCGTCAGCGTCCCGAACCGGTACATGCACACTCCCGTGGAGCTGATCGACGTCGACGACCTCGAGCGAACCGCCGACCTCCTGGCTGCGCTCGCCGGTCGGCTCCACGAGTACGACTCGTTCGCCGTCGACGTCTGA